From Pseudomonas vanderleydeniana, the proteins below share one genomic window:
- the hemB gene encoding porphobilinogen synthase: MSFTPANRLFPATRLRRNRRDDFSRRLVRENVLTVDDLILPVFVLDGENRREAVASMPGVERLTIDLLLEEAANWVELGIPALALFPVTPAELKSLDASEAWNPQGIAQRATRALRERFPELGVITDVALDPFTTHGQDGILDEDGYVQNDITVDALVRQALSHAEAGAQVVAPSDMMDGRVQAIREALELAGHVNVRIMAYSAKYASAYYGPFRDAVGSASNLGKANKASYQMDPANGDEALHEVAADLAEGADMVMVKPGMPYLDILYRVKNEFKVPTFVYQVSGEYAMHMAAIQNGWLSEGVILESLTAFKRAGADGILTYFAVRAAQLLREQK; the protein is encoded by the coding sequence GTGAGCTTTACCCCCGCCAATCGCTTGTTTCCCGCCACCCGCCTGCGCCGCAATCGTCGTGATGACTTTTCCCGACGCCTGGTACGCGAGAATGTGCTGACCGTCGACGACCTGATCCTGCCGGTCTTCGTGCTCGATGGCGAAAACCGTCGCGAGGCGGTGGCGTCGATGCCGGGGGTCGAGCGCCTGACCATCGACCTGCTGCTCGAAGAAGCGGCGAACTGGGTCGAGCTGGGGATTCCGGCGCTGGCGCTGTTCCCGGTCACCCCGGCCGAGCTCAAGTCGCTGGACGCCAGCGAGGCCTGGAACCCGCAGGGTATTGCCCAGCGGGCCACCCGAGCCTTGCGCGAGCGCTTTCCGGAGCTGGGCGTGATCACCGACGTGGCCCTGGACCCGTTCACCACCCATGGCCAGGACGGTATCCTCGACGAAGACGGCTACGTCCAGAACGACATCACGGTCGATGCCCTGGTGCGCCAGGCGCTGTCCCACGCCGAGGCGGGTGCCCAGGTGGTGGCGCCGTCCGACATGATGGACGGCCGCGTGCAGGCGATTCGCGAGGCGCTGGAGCTGGCCGGTCACGTCAACGTGCGGATCATGGCCTACTCGGCGAAGTACGCCAGTGCCTACTATGGCCCGTTCCGCGATGCGGTCGGTTCGGCCTCGAACCTGGGCAAGGCGAACAAGGCCTCGTACCAGATGGACCCGGCCAACGGCGACGAAGCCCTGCATGAGGTGGCCGCGGACCTGGCCGAAGGGGCCGACATGGTCATGGTCAAGCCGGGCATGCCGTACCTGGACATCCTTTACCGGGTCAAGAATGAATTCAAGGTGCCGACCTTTGTCTATCAGGTCAGCGGTGAATACGCCATGCACATGGCGGCGATCCAGAATGGTTGGTTGAGTGAAGGGGTCATTCTTGAATCCCTGACCGCTTTTAAACGTGCCGGTGCTGATGGCATCCTGACTTACTTTGCCGTTCGTGCCGCTCAATTGCTACGAGAGCAAAAATAG
- the elbB gene encoding isoprenoid biosynthesis glyoxalase ElbB: protein MTRKIAVILSGCGVYDGAEVQESVLTLLRLDQRGARVQCFAPNIAQLHVINHLTGEQMPESRNVLVESARIARGQVRDLREADVREFDGLIVPGGFGAAKNLSNFAVEGTGCSVQAEVLALAEAFAEAGKPVGLICIAPALAAKIYGPGVTCTIGNDADTAKALGRMGANHQECAVDDIVEDPARKLVTTPAYMLAQSIGEAAAGINKLVDRVLELAQEG, encoded by the coding sequence ATGACCAGGAAAATCGCGGTAATCCTTTCCGGCTGCGGCGTGTACGACGGCGCCGAGGTCCAGGAGAGCGTGCTGACGCTGTTGCGTCTGGATCAGCGCGGTGCCCGGGTGCAGTGCTTCGCGCCGAACATCGCCCAGTTGCACGTGATCAACCACCTGACCGGCGAGCAGATGCCCGAGTCGCGCAATGTGCTGGTGGAGTCGGCACGCATCGCCCGCGGCCAGGTCCGCGACCTGCGCGAGGCCGATGTACGGGAGTTCGACGGACTGATCGTGCCCGGCGGTTTCGGGGCGGCGAAGAACCTTTCCAACTTTGCCGTCGAAGGCACTGGCTGCAGCGTACAGGCCGAAGTCCTGGCGTTGGCCGAGGCCTTCGCCGAAGCCGGCAAGCCGGTGGGGTTGATCTGCATCGCACCGGCGCTGGCGGCGAAGATCTACGGCCCGGGCGTGACCTGCACCATCGGCAACGATGCCGATACGGCCAAGGCATTGGGCAGGATGGGCGCCAACCACCAGGAATGCGCGGTGGATGACATCGTCGAGGACCCGGCGCGCAAGCTGGTGACGACCCCCGCCTACATGCTCGCCCAGTCGATTGGCGAAGCGGCGGCGGGCATCAACAAGCTGGTGGACCGGGTACTGGAACTGGCCCAGGAGGGCTAG
- a CDS encoding YaiI/YqxD family protein, which translates to MRVWIDADACPRIARDLVVKFALKRQFEVVLVAGQPQPRPPFAIVKLIVVPSGPDAADDYLVEHAVPGELVICSDVPLADRLVKKGVAALDPRGKPFDEQNMGERLAVRNLFTDLREQGQVGGGQAPYGEREKQAFANSLDRILTRLARAS; encoded by the coding sequence ATGCGCGTGTGGATCGATGCCGACGCCTGTCCGCGGATCGCCCGGGACCTGGTGGTGAAGTTCGCCCTCAAGCGGCAGTTCGAGGTGGTGCTGGTGGCGGGGCAACCGCAGCCCCGCCCACCGTTCGCCATCGTCAAGCTGATCGTGGTACCCAGCGGGCCGGATGCCGCCGACGACTATCTGGTCGAGCATGCGGTGCCGGGTGAGCTGGTGATCTGCAGTGACGTGCCGCTGGCCGACCGCCTGGTGAAAAAGGGCGTGGCGGCCCTCGATCCACGGGGCAAGCCGTTCGACGAGCAGAACATGGGCGAGCGGCTGGCGGTGCGCAACCTGTTCACCGACCTGCGTGAGCAGGGGCAGGTCGGGGGTGGCCAGGCGCCCTATGGCGAACGCGAGAAACAGGCGTTCGCCAATTCGCTCGATCGGATCCTGACGCGGCTCGCCCGCGCGTCCTAG
- a CDS encoding sterol desaturase family protein: MDLIPYAIPFFVVLIIVELLTDYRRGTRHYRVADAINSLSTGVLSTTTGILTKGVGLVTYAIALEHLALFDLPADSPWVWVMAFVVYDFCYYWLHRMGHERNILWAAHSVHHQSEEYNLSTALRQTSTGFLLSWIFYLPLAVIGVPLPVFITVAALNLLYQFWVHTRHIPKLGWYEWFFVTPSNHRAHHAQNPLYMDRNYGGVFILWDRLFGTFQEEDDAEPVVFGVTTPLASWNPLWANLQFYAQLASDARRAESYWDKLRIWFMHTGWRPADVAAKYPMAKHDLAHFRKFDVPLELRQQVYIALQFAVYVALGSYLMNFAEKLPQAALVLGWGVMLLGLFVLGAGLENRPWALKLELTRLLLNVPLVWLAPLVGLWPASPLGWIGLLSYSLLSVIGLYCCRSRVIRLAGS, encoded by the coding sequence ATGGACCTCATTCCCTATGCGATTCCGTTTTTCGTCGTACTGATCATCGTCGAGCTGCTGACCGACTATCGGCGTGGCACCCGCCACTATCGGGTGGCCGACGCGATCAACAGCCTCAGCACCGGCGTGCTGTCGACCACCACCGGCATTCTGACCAAGGGCGTGGGCCTGGTGACCTACGCCATCGCCCTCGAGCACCTGGCGTTGTTCGACCTGCCGGCCGACAGCCCGTGGGTCTGGGTCATGGCCTTCGTGGTCTACGACTTCTGCTACTACTGGCTGCATCGCATGGGGCATGAGCGCAATATCCTCTGGGCCGCGCACTCGGTGCATCACCAGAGCGAGGAGTACAACCTGTCCACGGCCCTGCGCCAGACCAGCACCGGCTTCCTGCTGAGCTGGATCTTCTACCTGCCGCTGGCGGTGATCGGCGTGCCGTTGCCGGTGTTCATCACCGTCGCGGCGCTCAACCTGCTCTACCAGTTCTGGGTGCACACCCGGCACATTCCCAAGCTCGGCTGGTACGAGTGGTTTTTCGTCACGCCGTCCAACCACCGTGCGCATCACGCGCAGAACCCTCTCTATATGGATCGCAACTATGGCGGCGTGTTCATTCTCTGGGACCGGCTGTTCGGTACCTTCCAGGAAGAAGATGACGCCGAGCCGGTGGTGTTCGGGGTGACCACGCCGCTGGCCAGTTGGAACCCGCTGTGGGCCAACCTGCAGTTCTATGCGCAACTGGCCAGTGACGCGCGGCGGGCCGAGAGCTATTGGGACAAGCTGCGCATCTGGTTCATGCACACCGGCTGGCGCCCGGCGGACGTGGCGGCGAAGTACCCGATGGCGAAGCATGACCTGGCGCACTTTCGCAAGTTCGATGTGCCGCTGGAGCTACGCCAGCAGGTCTATATCGCCTTGCAGTTCGCGGTGTACGTGGCGCTGGGCAGCTACTTGATGAACTTCGCCGAGAAGCTGCCCCAGGCGGCGCTGGTGCTCGGTTGGGGAGTGATGCTGTTGGGGCTGTTCGTGCTTGGGGCGGGCCTGGAGAATCGGCCGTGGGCGCTGAAGTTGGAGCTGACGAGGCTGCTGCTGAATGTACCGCTGGTCTGGCTGGCGCCACTGGTCGGACTGTGGCCGGCCAGCCCGCTGGGCTGGATCGGCCTGCTCAGCTACAGCCTGCTGAGCGTGATCGGACTCTACTGCTGCCGCAGCCGGGTCATTCGCTTGGCGGGTTCGTAG
- a CDS encoding DedA family protein: MLQQFLQDFGYFALFLGTFFEGETILVLAGFLAFRGYMDINLVVIVAFFGSYAGDQLWYFLGRKHGRKLLARKPRWQSMGDRALEHIRRHPDIWVLSFRFVYGLRTVMPVAIGLSGYPPGRYLLLNGIGAAIWAAALAAAAYHFGAILEGMLGSVKKYELWVLGGLLLVGLVLWSWRRFKSARLARKVEAEQSLAGPTNPPSE, translated from the coding sequence ATGCTCCAACAATTTCTGCAGGATTTCGGCTACTTCGCCCTGTTTCTCGGAACGTTCTTCGAAGGCGAGACCATTCTGGTACTCGCAGGCTTCCTGGCGTTTCGCGGATACATGGACATCAACCTGGTGGTTATCGTGGCATTCTTCGGCAGCTATGCCGGCGACCAGCTGTGGTACTTCCTGGGGCGCAAGCATGGCCGCAAGTTGCTGGCGCGCAAGCCGCGCTGGCAGTCGATGGGTGACCGCGCCCTGGAACATATCCGCCGCCATCCGGACATCTGGGTGCTGAGCTTCCGCTTCGTCTACGGCCTGCGGACAGTGATGCCGGTGGCGATCGGCCTGTCGGGTTATCCACCGGGGCGCTACCTGCTGCTCAACGGTATCGGCGCGGCGATCTGGGCCGCAGCCCTGGCCGCGGCCGCCTATCACTTCGGGGCGATTCTCGAAGGCATGCTCGGCAGCGTGAAGAAGTACGAGCTGTGGGTACTCGGCGGCCTGCTGCTGGTCGGCCTGGTCCTCTGGAGCTGGCGGCGCTTCAAGAGCGCCCGCCTGGCGCGCAAGGTCGAGGCCGAACAGTCCCTGGCCGGTCCTACGAACCCGCCAAGCGAATGA